A genomic window from Microbacterium sp. ET2 includes:
- a CDS encoding TetR/AcrR family transcriptional regulator, which yields MEQTRRGRPRSFDSDAALEKALVVFWEHGYEGASLALLTEAMGISRKSMYAAFGNKEDLFLKVLQLYEKGPGSYARESVAALTAREVARAYLDGAVRAGTQPGRPSGCFGVRAALAVGVTGETAQGILTTWRARTRSDLRDRFRRAIGEGDLPADADPDLIARYLTAVADGVSVEAAGGAPAEDLQRVVDAALLNWPPS from the coding sequence ATGGAGCAGACGAGGCGCGGTCGTCCTCGATCCTTCGACTCCGATGCCGCTCTGGAGAAGGCGCTCGTCGTGTTCTGGGAGCACGGATACGAAGGTGCGAGCCTCGCTCTTCTCACCGAGGCCATGGGCATCTCGCGAAAGAGCATGTATGCCGCATTCGGGAACAAGGAAGACCTGTTCCTGAAGGTCCTGCAGCTCTACGAGAAGGGGCCGGGCTCCTACGCCCGGGAGTCGGTCGCCGCGCTCACCGCGAGGGAGGTGGCACGCGCGTATCTCGACGGGGCCGTGCGGGCCGGTACGCAGCCCGGCCGACCATCCGGATGCTTCGGGGTGCGCGCGGCTCTCGCCGTGGGCGTGACCGGCGAGACGGCGCAGGGCATCCTCACAACGTGGCGCGCCAGGACTCGATCCGATCTTCGCGACCGTTTTCGGCGTGCCATCGGCGAGGGGGATCTTCCGGCTGACGCCGATCCGGACCTGATCGCCCGATATCTCACGGCGGTGGCCGATGGGGTATCCGTCGAGGCGGCCGGCGGAGCGCCGGCGGAAGACCTGCAGCGGGTCGTCGACGCGGCGCTCCTGAACTGGCCGCCGAGCTGA
- a CDS encoding SRPBCC domain-containing protein, with protein MTLFLRKAALVSPLQVHNTEVLQYIAYRCRPLMERVIRAPRSAVWNAWTVAASLERWWLPVPARCRVVELDPRPGGGLRTEMSVDEGPFVPHITGCFLDVDPLETLVFTTTLAAGSRPVKASCRERSEMTLGVTLRGRFRAFRADFVVTHPGRPNPATGSTRCQVPSGCPKWCGDLRDWGAGGLFAMPRAVRLGWW; from the coding sequence ATGACTCTCTTCCTTCGAAAGGCGGCTCTTGTGAGCCCGTTGCAGGTGCACAACACCGAGGTACTGCAATATATTGCATATAGGTGCCGACCTTTAATGGAGCGTGTCATCCGGGCACCACGATCGGCAGTCTGGAACGCGTGGACGGTGGCGGCGAGCCTCGAGCGCTGGTGGCTGCCCGTGCCTGCGCGTTGCCGGGTGGTGGAGCTTGATCCTCGTCCGGGCGGCGGGCTCCGCACCGAGATGAGCGTCGATGAAGGACCGTTCGTCCCACACATCACGGGCTGCTTCCTGGACGTGGATCCTCTGGAAACCCTCGTGTTCACCACGACTCTCGCAGCCGGGTCCAGACCCGTGAAAGCTTCATGTCGGGAACGCAGCGAGATGACACTAGGTGTCACGCTGCGTGGGCGGTTTCGGGCGTTTCGAGCTGACTTTGTCGTGACACATCCCGGGCGGCCGAATCCTGCAACTGGCTCGACACGGTGTCAGGTCCCGTCCGGTTGTCCTAAATGGTGCGGAGATCTCCGCGATTGGGGTGCAGGCGGGCTTTTCGCGATGCCGAGGGCGGTCCGGCTGGGCTGGTGGTGA
- a CDS encoding DUF808 domain-containing protein, with protein MSVGLLAVVDDILTAALKASAKTAGVVIDDAAVTPQYVQGITPARELPVVWKIALGSLVNKFVIIIPIALLLTAFAPWVLPYLLIIGGGFLCYEGAEKVLEWFGAHHETEEDEPRDEKKLVFGAIRTDLILSTEIMLIALTNLDPDFGLGMTLASLAVIGLGMTALVYGAVALLVKIDDIGLRLMKSPSRRVRRTGARVVASMPAVFRVISVVGTVAMLWVGGHLVITNLAETFWHGPYDLLHAITHLVEAAGPVAVWIVDTAVSAVFGLVVGLLIVGVVMGVRRLLPSSRRERAHHGAASSE; from the coding sequence ATGTCGGTAGGGCTGCTCGCCGTCGTCGATGACATCCTCACTGCGGCGCTGAAGGCGAGTGCCAAGACCGCGGGCGTCGTCATCGACGATGCCGCCGTGACGCCGCAGTACGTCCAGGGCATCACCCCCGCGCGCGAGCTGCCGGTCGTGTGGAAGATCGCGCTGGGGAGCCTGGTCAACAAGTTCGTCATCATCATCCCGATAGCGCTGCTGCTGACCGCCTTCGCGCCGTGGGTGCTGCCGTACCTCCTCATCATCGGCGGCGGCTTCCTCTGCTACGAGGGCGCCGAGAAGGTGCTCGAGTGGTTCGGCGCACACCACGAGACCGAGGAAGACGAACCGCGAGACGAGAAGAAGCTCGTGTTCGGCGCGATCCGCACGGATCTGATCCTCAGCACCGAGATCATGCTCATCGCCCTGACGAACCTCGATCCCGATTTCGGACTGGGCATGACCCTCGCCTCGCTCGCGGTCATCGGGCTCGGCATGACCGCTCTCGTCTACGGCGCCGTCGCGCTGCTGGTCAAGATCGACGACATCGGGCTCCGGCTGATGAAGAGTCCCTCGCGCCGCGTCCGTCGCACCGGCGCTCGTGTCGTCGCCTCCATGCCCGCGGTGTTCCGCGTGATCAGCGTGGTCGGCACGGTCGCGATGCTCTGGGTCGGCGGTCACCTCGTCATCACCAACCTGGCCGAGACGTTCTGGCACGGACCCTACGATCTCCTCCACGCGATCACCCATCTGGTGGAGGCGGCGGGCCCGGTCGCGGTCTGGATCGTCGACACGGCAGTCTCCGCCGTTTTCGGCCTGGTTGTGGGTCTCCTCATCGTCGGCGTGGTGATGGGTGTCCGTCGGCTCCTGCCCTCGTCGCGACGAGAGCGCGCACACCACGGGGCCGCGTCGTCGGAGTGA
- a CDS encoding sensor histidine kinase, translating to MRARTTLAATVVVAVVLIVGAVGFFQVLRTSVSAASERAATIRSEELADRVEEGGNGVVTALDEEIVQIVAADGRVVAASEEAEGEILPLSDDPGVASIDDDPVLFVSEDLDDDLVLVVGVPIDDDTETLGTVALLLGIAVPLILGLVAATTWFVVGRALRPVARIQAQVAGITADRLDQRVPVPDSGDEIAALAATMNGMLDRLDASAQAQRRFISDASHELRSPLSTIRQHAELAQTHPQAMSMAELADVVHEEGLRLQGLVDALLLLARLDEAPATSGQPIDLDDLALAEAVRLRAAGHQVDAAGVGAARVQGDPRLLAQLVRNLADNAARHARGRIALSVEQRGSHATLMVEDDGDGVPPADRDRVFQRFVRLDEARARDDGGAGLGLAIVRGIATSSRGDVTLDESRWGGARFTVTLPAAS from the coding sequence GTGCGCGCCCGGACCACCCTGGCCGCAACGGTGGTCGTGGCCGTCGTGCTCATCGTGGGGGCGGTGGGGTTCTTCCAGGTGCTCCGCACGAGCGTCTCGGCCGCGTCGGAGCGAGCCGCCACCATCCGGTCGGAAGAGCTCGCCGATCGGGTCGAGGAGGGGGGCAACGGCGTCGTGACGGCTCTGGACGAAGAGATCGTTCAGATCGTCGCTGCCGATGGCCGGGTCGTGGCCGCCAGCGAGGAGGCCGAAGGGGAGATCCTGCCTCTCTCCGACGACCCCGGGGTGGCATCGATCGACGACGACCCGGTGCTGTTCGTCTCGGAGGATCTGGACGATGATCTCGTGCTGGTGGTCGGCGTGCCGATCGACGACGACACCGAGACGCTCGGCACGGTCGCGCTGCTGCTGGGGATCGCGGTGCCGCTGATCCTCGGATTGGTGGCGGCGACGACGTGGTTCGTGGTGGGCCGGGCCCTCCGTCCGGTTGCGCGGATACAGGCGCAGGTGGCCGGCATCACGGCCGACCGTCTCGATCAGCGCGTGCCCGTGCCGGATTCCGGCGACGAGATCGCCGCGCTGGCGGCGACGATGAACGGCATGCTCGACCGGCTCGACGCGTCCGCTCAGGCACAGCGCCGGTTCATCTCCGACGCCTCTCACGAGCTCCGGTCGCCGCTATCGACGATCCGCCAGCACGCCGAACTCGCGCAGACCCATCCCCAGGCGATGTCGATGGCCGAGCTCGCTGACGTGGTGCACGAGGAGGGGCTGCGGTTGCAGGGTCTCGTCGATGCACTGCTCCTTCTCGCACGGCTCGACGAGGCACCCGCCACGTCCGGGCAGCCGATCGATCTCGACGACCTCGCCCTGGCGGAGGCCGTGCGATTGCGAGCAGCGGGACATCAGGTGGATGCCGCGGGTGTGGGCGCTGCGCGGGTGCAGGGCGACCCTCGACTGCTGGCGCAGCTCGTGCGCAATCTCGCCGATAACGCCGCGCGGCACGCGCGCGGGCGGATCGCGCTCTCGGTGGAGCAGCGCGGTTCTCACGCGACCCTGATGGTCGAGGACGACGGTGACGGGGTTCCGCCCGCCGATCGCGACCGCGTCTTCCAACGATTCGTCCGGCTCGACGAGGCGCGCGCACGTGACGACGGCGGGGCGGGCCTGGGGCTTGCGATCGTCCGCGGCATCGCGACGTCGTCGCGCGGCGACGTGACGCTCGATGAGTCGCGCTGGGGCGGCGCCCGCTTCACCGTGACCCTGCCCGCGGCATCCTGA
- a CDS encoding response regulator transcription factor → MRILVVDDEVRLADGVRRGLEAEGFAVDVAHNGVDGLWRARNARYDAIVLDLMMPGMSGWKVCEALRAEENWTPVLMLTAKDGEWDQVEAFDTGGDDYVTKPFSFAVLVARLRALIRRGGVERPVVWEAGDLRVDSSARRVWRGETAIELTAREFSVLEYLIRRRGQVVSKRDLIAGVWDDDFDGDPNIVEVYVGHLRRKLDRPFGRETIETVRGAGYRLAADGG, encoded by the coding sequence ATGCGAATTCTGGTAGTCGATGACGAGGTGCGACTGGCCGACGGCGTGCGCCGCGGCTTGGAGGCCGAAGGCTTCGCCGTCGATGTCGCGCACAACGGAGTCGACGGTCTGTGGCGTGCGCGCAACGCGCGCTACGACGCGATCGTACTCGACCTGATGATGCCCGGGATGAGCGGCTGGAAGGTGTGCGAAGCGCTGCGCGCCGAGGAGAACTGGACGCCGGTGCTCATGCTGACCGCGAAAGACGGCGAATGGGACCAGGTGGAGGCCTTCGACACCGGCGGGGATGACTACGTCACCAAGCCGTTCTCGTTCGCCGTGCTGGTGGCGCGCCTTCGCGCTCTGATCCGCCGGGGCGGAGTGGAGCGGCCCGTGGTCTGGGAGGCGGGAGATCTGCGGGTCGACTCGAGCGCGCGCCGGGTCTGGCGAGGTGAGACCGCCATCGAGCTCACCGCGCGGGAGTTCTCGGTGCTGGAGTACCTGATCCGCCGCCGCGGACAGGTGGTGTCGAAGCGTGACCTCATCGCTGGAGTCTGGGACGACGACTTCGACGGCGACCCGAACATCGTCGAGGTGTACGTCGGGCACCTGCGGCGCAAACTCGACCGGCCCTTCGGCCGCGAGACCATCGAGACCGTCCGTGGCGCCGGTTACAGACTGGCGGCGGACGGTGGGTAG
- a CDS encoding cation diffusion facilitator family transporter: MTPGNEHDGTGAHLRTRHDHDHDHDHDHDHDHDHDHDHDHGSDHRHPTGFKGFVYGLFVPHSHDAADSVDDAMEANSSGIRALKISLLILLATTILQAVVVLFSGSVALLADTIHNFSDALTAVPLWVAFVLGRRAASRRYTYGLGRAEDLAGLFIVFVVALSAIVAAWQSIDRIIHPQPIGNIGWVIAAGVIGFLGNEIVAVYRIRVGQRIGSAALVADGVHARTDGFTSLAVVAGGVGVLLGFPLADPIVGLIISAAIFVLLIGTVRSVGRRLLDGVEPELVDRVAHALDHVEGIDRVDRIRLRWNGHRLEGDAILTIDATASRQQLEAISAHANRNVRALLPNVDEFLVSTRLVQEGGEHRP; encoded by the coding sequence ATGACACCCGGCAACGAGCACGACGGCACCGGCGCGCATCTGCGGACGCGGCACGACCACGACCACGACCACGACCACGACCACGACCACGACCACGACCACGACCACGACCACGACCACGGTAGCGATCACCGTCATCCGACCGGCTTCAAGGGTTTCGTGTACGGGCTGTTCGTGCCCCACTCTCATGACGCTGCGGACTCCGTTGACGATGCGATGGAAGCGAACAGTTCTGGCATTCGCGCGCTGAAGATCAGCCTCCTCATCCTCCTCGCGACGACAATCCTCCAAGCGGTGGTCGTCCTCTTCAGCGGCTCTGTGGCCTTGCTCGCGGACACCATCCACAACTTCTCCGACGCTCTAACCGCCGTTCCCTTGTGGGTGGCGTTCGTGCTCGGCCGTCGCGCAGCATCTCGCCGGTACACCTACGGGCTGGGCCGCGCCGAGGACCTCGCGGGGCTGTTCATCGTGTTCGTCGTCGCGCTGTCCGCGATCGTGGCCGCCTGGCAATCGATCGACCGAATCATCCACCCTCAGCCGATCGGCAACATTGGTTGGGTCATCGCCGCCGGCGTCATCGGGTTCCTTGGCAACGAGATCGTCGCTGTGTACCGCATTCGGGTCGGGCAACGCATCGGCTCTGCGGCGTTGGTTGCGGATGGCGTCCATGCCCGTACCGATGGATTCACATCCTTGGCCGTCGTTGCAGGTGGAGTCGGCGTGCTGTTGGGCTTCCCGCTCGCTGACCCGATCGTCGGGTTGATCATCTCCGCCGCGATCTTCGTCCTCCTCATCGGCACCGTTCGGAGCGTGGGCCGACGACTGCTCGACGGGGTGGAGCCCGAACTCGTCGACCGCGTCGCGCACGCCCTCGATCACGTCGAAGGAATCGACCGCGTAGACCGCATCCGACTCCGATGGAACGGGCACCGCCTCGAGGGAGACGCAATACTCACCATCGATGCCACAGCATCTCGTCAGCAGCTAGAGGCAATCAGCGCCCACGCAAACCGCAACGTTCGCGCCCTCCTCCCGAACGTCGACGAGTTCCTCGTCAGCACCCGCCTCGTACAAGAAGGTGGCGAACACCGACCGTAA
- a CDS encoding alpha/beta fold hydrolase has protein sequence MTTNEEIKNVVLVHGAFADGAGWRRVYDLLTARGYRVSIVQNPLTSFADDVAATTRVLDLQDGPAILVGHSWGGTVITEAGVHPNVAGLVYVSALIPDVGETSGQQYEGFAPTPDFVIDVTPDGFGYLNRDAFRGGFAADLDEADAAFLADSQVPVNMAVFGEAVTVAAWRDKPSWAVIATEDKAFDQAMLQHMATRIGAEITNVPGSHALFITQAPTVADVIATAARTAPDALAEAGAR, from the coding sequence ATGACAACCAACGAAGAAATCAAGAACGTCGTCCTCGTTCACGGGGCATTCGCGGACGGAGCCGGCTGGCGCCGGGTTTACGACCTGCTCACCGCCCGGGGCTACCGGGTGTCGATCGTGCAGAACCCGCTGACCTCGTTCGCCGACGACGTCGCCGCCACCACGCGCGTCTTGGACCTGCAGGACGGACCTGCGATCCTCGTCGGGCACTCCTGGGGCGGCACCGTGATCACCGAAGCCGGCGTGCACCCGAACGTCGCCGGCCTGGTCTACGTGTCCGCGCTCATCCCCGATGTCGGGGAGACCAGCGGGCAGCAGTACGAGGGCTTCGCTCCGACACCGGACTTCGTCATCGACGTCACCCCAGACGGCTTCGGCTACCTCAACCGCGACGCGTTCCGCGGCGGGTTCGCCGCCGACCTCGACGAGGCCGATGCCGCGTTTCTGGCCGACAGCCAGGTGCCGGTGAACATGGCGGTCTTCGGCGAGGCGGTCACGGTTGCCGCGTGGCGCGACAAGCCGAGCTGGGCCGTCATCGCCACCGAGGACAAGGCGTTCGACCAGGCCATGCTGCAGCACATGGCCACCCGCATCGGGGCTGAGATCACCAACGTCCCCGGCAGCCACGCCCTGTTCATCACCCAGGCCCCTACCGTCGCCGACGTCATCGCCACCGCGGCCCGCACCGCCCCAGACGCGCTTGCGGAGGCGGGAGCTCGTTGA